From a region of the Triticum aestivum cultivar Chinese Spring chromosome 7D, IWGSC CS RefSeq v2.1, whole genome shotgun sequence genome:
- the LOC123167329 gene encoding DNA polymerase alpha subunit B, protein MEEEIRAEFEGSGFTIGGDSAQILSTLLTYCVNYKMSPADLVSNWEVYYLNRQLDGLKVESSYLDGFLSHLQNEVKEKLIKEETDLHIYSSNDVDMLLSNTHTDEEGLLGTPSTKQEKPHGESSNSELTPLTTERPSSIRAAKTNGDRITPFAQRVNKFTQHYVLNADNVASLPSKDEVETSEDELIRRIPPSQKCTLQVQRSKPEPGCRFMYDRMEDRFNYLEDRIGRSGRLFSATGLYGQPADATLASEENMFAVGMVICDGEGRLNEKSILLQGSVEHSRGQRVRLDLKDINQFSLFPGQVVGIEGHNPSGHCFVASKLIDSIPVSVDDQLPCAKKQAVDHEGHQNSNTLSRVLSSVIAAGPFTTTDNLLFEPLQELLSYACRKQPQLLILMGPFIDSDHPEIKKGTSDQSFHDIFHFEILRKLQDFTQYLGHNVRVILVPSVRDAHHDAVFPQPAFDSHLPEDITQQITCLSNPSLFSSNEIQFGCCTVDILKQLSGDEISRKPPGGKAADRIGRLATHIVKQQSYYPLYPPAAGVPMDFSLAKEALEIPSAPDVLLLPSDLAPSVKVLSVNEDTEEHKRFICVNPGRLSKGIGGGTFVELYYNEDTEKTKAFIMRI, encoded by the exons ATGGAGGAGGAGATCCGCGCGGAGTTCGAGGGCAGCGGCTTCACCATCGGTGGCGACAGCGCCCAGATCCTCTCCACGC TGCTGACCTACTGCGTCAACTACAAGATGAGCCCCGCGGATCTCGTCTCCAACTGGGAGGTCTACTACCTCAACAG GCAACTGGATGGGTTAAAGGTCGAAAGCTCATACCTGGATGGTTTTCTGTCACACCTTCAAAATGAAGTAAAGGAAAAGCTTATAAAAGAAGAAACAGACCTTCACATTTACTCCAGTAATGATGTTGACAT GCTCTTGAGCAATACACACACAGATGAAGAGGGCTTGCTGGGCACACCAAGCACGAAACAGGAAAAGCCACATGGAGAGTCATCTAACTCCGAGCTAACTCCTCTGACAACCGAAAGGCCATCATCCATCAGAGCAGCTAAAACAAATGGTGACCGTATTACCCCGTTTGCACAACGAGTAAATAAATTTACTCAGCATTATGTTCTGAATGCTGATAACGTGGCTAGCCTGCCAAGTAAAGATGAGGTTGAAACCTCAGAAGATGAATTAATTAGAAGGATCCCACCAAGTCAAAAGTGTACCTTGCAAGTTCAACGCTCAAAGCCTGAACCAGGTTGCAGGTTCATGTATGACAGGATGGAAGACCGA TTTAATTACCTGGAAGATCGGATTGGAAGGTCAGGAAGATTGTTTTCTGCAACTGGGCTTTATGGACAACCTGCAGATGCTACCCTTGCTTCAGAG GAGAACATGTTTGCAGTTGGCATGGTAATTTGCGATGGGGAAGGTCGTTTGAATGAAAAATCTATCTTGTTGCAGGGCAG TGTTGAGCACTCCAGGGGACAGCGTGTACGCCTTGATTTGAAGGATATAAACCAGTTCTCTTTGTTTCCTGGCCAG GTTGTGGGTATTGAAGGCCACAATCCTAGTGGACACTGTTTTGTCGCATCAAAGTTGATTGATTCCATACCAGTTTCTGTGGATGATCAATTGCCTTGTGCTAAGAAACAAGCTGTTGACCATGAAGGACATCAAAATTCGAACACACTATCAAGGGTGTTGTCATCG GTCATTGCAGCAGGTCCCTTCACAACAACCGATAATCTTTTGTTCGAGCCATTGCAAGAATTGCTCTCATATGCATGTCGTAAGCAGCCCCAATTGCTCATACTG ATGGGACCCTTTATTGACTCTGATCATCCTGAAATCAAAAAAGGAACTTCTGACCAGAGCTTTCATGATATTTTCCATTTTGAGATTCTGAGGAAG CTTCAGGATTTTACCCAGTATTTGGGGCATAACGTTCGCGTAATTCTTGTTCCATCTGTGCGTGATGCTCATCATGACGCTGTTTTCCCCCAG CCTGCATTTGACTCGCATTTACCTGAAGATATCACACAACAG ATTACTTGTCTGTCAAATCCAAGTCTGTTCAGTTCTAATGAG ATACAATTTGGCTGTTGCACAGTAGACATCTTAAAACAGCTGAGTGGTGATGAAATTTCTCGCAAGCCACCTGGAGGAAAGGCTGCAGATAGGATCGGGAGACTTGCAACACATATAGTGAAGCAACAAAG CTACTACCCTCTGTATCCACCTGCTGCTGGTGTGCCCATGGACTTCTCACTTGCCAAGGAAGCATTGGAGATCCCATCAGCTCCTGATGTTCTTCTGCTTCCTTCTGATCTTGCTCCATCTGTGAAG GTACTTTCCGTGAACGAAGACACGGAGGAACATAAACGATTCATCTGTGTGAACCCCGGGAGGCTATCAAAAGGTATAGGTGGAGGCACGTTTGTAGAGCTTTACTACAACGAGGACACCGAGAAGACGAAAGCCTTCATTATGCGCATCTAA